ATTCATCATTAAAAACCATGGCCTATTACAGAAATTTTGATGCACCCCCACCCGATCCGGTTGTGCTGAAGAAACTGACTGAGCAGCAGAATGAAATGCAGCAGCGTATCATTCTCCAGAAGCCGGATTTCGACCTGAAACTGATTGCCGGCTGCGACTCGTCTTTTATTGGCGAGGATACCATTCTTTCGGCCTTTATACTTCTAAGCTATCCAGACCTGGAGGTGGTGGAGAAAGTATGGCACCATGGGCCGGTAGAACTGCCGTATATTCCCGGATTCCTGGCCTTCCGTGAGGCACCCAACCTACTCAAGGCTTACGAAAAGCTGCAACAGAAACCCGACCTGATCATGGTGGATGGCCACGGCATTTCGCACCCGCGCCGTCTGGGTATTGCCACGCATCTGGGACTGCACCTGAACAAAC
Above is a window of Pontibacter akesuensis DNA encoding:
- the nfi gene encoding deoxyribonuclease V (cleaves DNA at apurinic or apyrimidinic sites), with the translated sequence MAYYRNFDAPPPDPVVLKKLTEQQNEMQQRIILQKPDFDLKLIAGCDSSFIGEDTILSAFILLSYPDLEVVEKVWHHGPVELPYIPGFLAFREAPNLLKAYEKLQQKPDLIMVDGHGISHPRRLGIATHLGLHLNKPTMGVAKKVLVGKYTEPAVTKGSVSPLVYRNEVIANVLRTKDKVKPVFVSPGHLLDLESATSIAMACAIKHKLPEPTRLADHYAGEFKKLV